From the Streptomyces sp. Tu 2975 genome, one window contains:
- a CDS encoding HAD-IIA family hydrolase, producing the protein MAERKPIESWLTDMDGVLIHEGVPIPGADAFIKKLRETGKPFLVLTNNSIYTARDLHARLARMGLDVPVENIWTSALATAQFLDDQRPGGTAYVIGEAGLTTALHDIGYILTDHDPDYVVLGETRTYSFESLTKAIRLINGGARFICTNPDNTGPSAEGPLPATGSVAALITKATGKDPYFAGKPNPLMMRTGLNAIGAHSETSAMIGDRMDTDVLAGLEAGMETFLVLTGSTTPALVDRYPFRPSKVVDSIADLVDRI; encoded by the coding sequence ATGGCAGAGCGCAAGCCGATCGAATCCTGGCTCACCGACATGGACGGTGTCCTCATCCACGAGGGCGTCCCGATTCCCGGCGCAGACGCCTTCATCAAGAAGCTGCGGGAGACCGGGAAGCCGTTCCTGGTGCTCACCAACAACTCCATCTACACGGCGCGCGACCTGCACGCCCGGCTGGCCCGCATGGGTCTCGACGTGCCGGTGGAGAACATCTGGACGTCGGCCCTGGCCACCGCGCAGTTCCTCGACGACCAGCGGCCGGGCGGCACCGCCTACGTCATCGGCGAGGCCGGACTGACCACGGCGCTCCACGACATCGGCTACATCCTCACCGACCACGACCCCGACTACGTGGTGCTCGGCGAGACCCGCACCTACAGCTTCGAGTCGCTGACCAAGGCGATCCGGCTGATCAACGGCGGAGCCCGGTTCATCTGCACCAACCCCGACAACACCGGCCCCTCCGCGGAGGGGCCGCTCCCCGCGACGGGCTCCGTCGCCGCGCTGATCACCAAGGCGACCGGCAAGGACCCGTACTTCGCGGGGAAGCCCAATCCGCTGATGATGCGGACCGGGCTGAACGCCATCGGCGCACACTCCGAGACCAGCGCCATGATCGGCGACCGGATGGACACCGACGTGCTCGCGGGACTCGAGGCCGGCATGGAGACCTTCCTGGTGCTCACCGGCTCCACGACCCCTGCCCTGGTCGACCGCTACCCGTTCCGGCCGTCCAAGGTGGTCGACTCGATCGCGGACCTCGTCGACCGCATCTGA
- a CDS encoding ROK family transcriptional regulator, giving the protein MAGVGANLPALRSHNAALVLDLLRTAGEGGISRLELAEGTGLTPQAVSKIVARLREEGTVGEAGQRASTGGKPRTVLRLVPSAGYALGVHLDRDELSAVLVDLAGTRVAGRKVPLDLGAGTEAVVTRAVAEVGVLLADADPAGPAGPVLGAAGLRVLGVGVAMPGPLDHFNGVTQRVTGFPQWEGFPLRDVLAGRLGLPVVLDKDTNAAALGIALRGPGDSFAYLHLGTGLGAGLVLGGVLYRGARTDAGEFGHQVIQLDGPLCTCGRRGCIEVLCLEAVARGDLAGAARVLGVGATNLVELLDIERVLLGGRVVDAAADEFVQGVRAVLAPRADVPVTAAARDGEQTVADGAAQLVLAPLFGRSEAVAPAAESQEGPQVNHPGP; this is encoded by the coding sequence ATGGCGGGAGTGGGAGCCAATCTGCCGGCGCTGCGCAGCCACAATGCGGCGCTCGTCCTCGACCTGCTGCGAACAGCGGGCGAGGGCGGCATCAGCAGGCTCGAACTGGCCGAGGGTACGGGGCTCACGCCCCAGGCCGTCAGCAAGATTGTCGCCCGATTGCGTGAGGAGGGCACAGTCGGGGAGGCGGGGCAGCGTGCGTCGACCGGCGGCAAACCGCGGACGGTACTGCGCCTCGTGCCCTCCGCGGGGTACGCGCTGGGCGTCCATCTCGACCGTGACGAACTGTCGGCGGTCCTGGTCGACCTGGCCGGAACCCGGGTCGCCGGCCGGAAGGTGCCGCTTGACCTCGGCGCCGGCACCGAGGCGGTCGTCACCAGAGCGGTGGCCGAGGTCGGCGTCCTGCTGGCGGACGCGGACCCGGCCGGACCCGCCGGTCCCGTCCTCGGTGCCGCCGGTCTGCGGGTGCTCGGCGTCGGCGTCGCCATGCCGGGGCCGCTCGACCACTTCAACGGTGTGACCCAGCGTGTCACCGGGTTCCCGCAATGGGAGGGCTTTCCGCTGCGTGACGTGCTCGCCGGACGCCTCGGGCTGCCCGTCGTCCTCGACAAGGACACCAACGCAGCCGCCCTCGGCATCGCGCTACGCGGCCCCGGCGACTCCTTCGCCTACCTCCACCTCGGCACCGGGCTCGGCGCCGGCCTGGTCCTCGGCGGCGTGCTCTACCGGGGCGCACGCACCGACGCGGGCGAGTTCGGCCACCAGGTGATCCAGCTCGACGGGCCGCTGTGCACCTGCGGCAGACGCGGCTGCATCGAGGTGCTCTGCCTGGAAGCGGTCGCCCGTGGCGACCTCGCGGGCGCCGCCCGCGTCCTCGGCGTCGGCGCCACCAACCTCGTGGAACTCCTCGACATCGAACGTGTCCTCCTGGGCGGCCGTGTCGTCGACGCCGCGGCGGACGAGTTCGTACAGGGAGTGCGCGCCGTACTCGCACCGCGCGCCGATGTCCCCGTGACGGCCGCCGCAAGGGACGGCGAGCAGACCGTCGCCGACGGCGCCGCCCAACTCGTGCTCGCCCCGCTCTTCGGCCGGTCGGAAGCGGTCGCCCCTGCCGCCGAGTCCCAGGAGGGGCCGCAGGTCAATCATCCGGGGCCGTGA
- a CDS encoding galactose oxidase-like domain-containing protein — MPARPNHRKNRARRIAIGAAVIVVVAGFNGPAIWRFGSEQYHDYEINKPEYKAANGHWDFLDVPSEFRINSIHAALLHTGKVLLIAGSGNNQKNFDAKKFESVLWDPETNTFKKIPTPKDMFCAGHTQLPDGKLLVAGGTKRYEKLKGDVTKAGGLMIVHNEDPDAPKTLPAGTKFTGKKNGKTFVSKDPVLVEKAKKVFDPKTGRFLRTEAGLGRIYVEAEQSGKQYETGTEDNYRVQGLGGSDARNVYGIAQKLALDKKDFQGIKEAFEFDPVAEKYVPVDPMNEARWYPTLTTLEDGKVLSLSGLDEIGQIVPGKDEIYDPKTKTWEYTGVIRKFPTYPAIFLMDNGKLFYSGSNAGYGPADVGRDPGVWDLDTNKFTKIPGLSDPDRMETSATVMLPPAQDQKFMVIGGGGVGESEKSSEKSRLVDLKADNPRFKDGPSLDKGTRYPSASLLPDDSVLVTGGSEDYRGRGGSDVLEARTYDPKTGTYQRVADPAVGRNYHSGSVLLPDGRVMIFGSDSLFSDKANTRPGVFEQRVEIYTPPYLYRDSRPEVTGGPKTIERGEKGTFEVKSEKALKTAKLMRPSAVTHVTDVDQRSIALEMKKTADGVEVTVPANRALVPSGHYMFFVTDEAGTPSEAVWVKVP, encoded by the coding sequence ATGCCCGCGCGGCCGAACCACCGCAAGAACCGCGCCCGCCGAATAGCCATCGGCGCGGCGGTGATCGTGGTGGTCGCCGGGTTCAACGGACCCGCCATCTGGCGCTTCGGCTCGGAGCAGTACCACGACTACGAGATCAACAAGCCGGAGTACAAGGCGGCGAACGGACACTGGGACTTCCTCGACGTCCCTTCCGAGTTCAGGATCAACAGCATCCACGCCGCGCTGCTGCACACCGGCAAGGTGCTGCTGATCGCCGGTTCCGGCAACAACCAGAAGAACTTCGACGCCAAGAAGTTCGAGTCGGTGCTGTGGGACCCGGAGACGAACACCTTCAAGAAGATCCCCACCCCCAAGGACATGTTCTGCGCCGGGCACACCCAGCTGCCCGACGGCAAGCTGCTGGTCGCGGGCGGCACCAAGCGGTACGAGAAGCTCAAGGGCGACGTCACCAAGGCCGGCGGCCTGATGATCGTCCACAACGAGGACCCGGACGCGCCCAAGACGCTGCCCGCGGGCACCAAGTTCACCGGGAAGAAGAACGGGAAGACGTTCGTCTCCAAGGACCCCGTCCTGGTGGAGAAGGCGAAGAAGGTCTTCGACCCGAAGACCGGCCGTTTCCTGCGCACCGAGGCGGGCCTCGGCCGTATCTACGTCGAGGCCGAGCAGTCGGGCAAGCAGTACGAGACCGGCACCGAGGACAACTACCGGGTGCAGGGGCTCGGGGGATCCGACGCGCGCAACGTCTACGGCATCGCCCAGAAACTCGCTCTCGACAAGAAGGACTTCCAGGGCATCAAGGAGGCCTTCGAGTTCGACCCGGTCGCGGAGAAGTACGTCCCCGTCGACCCCATGAACGAGGCCCGCTGGTACCCCACGCTGACCACCCTCGAGGACGGCAAGGTCCTCTCGCTCTCCGGCCTCGACGAGATCGGGCAGATCGTTCCCGGCAAGGACGAGATCTACGACCCGAAGACGAAGACCTGGGAGTACACCGGGGTCATCAGGAAGTTCCCCACCTACCCGGCGATCTTCCTGATGGACAACGGAAAGCTGTTCTACTCCGGCTCCAACGCCGGTTACGGGCCGGCCGACGTCGGCCGCGACCCGGGCGTCTGGGACCTGGACACCAACAAGTTCACCAAGATTCCCGGCCTGTCGGACCCCGACCGGATGGAGACCTCGGCGACTGTCATGCTGCCGCCCGCCCAGGACCAGAAGTTCATGGTCATAGGCGGCGGCGGGGTCGGCGAGTCGGAGAAGTCGAGCGAGAAGTCCCGGCTGGTCGACCTCAAGGCCGACAACCCCCGCTTCAAGGACGGCCCCTCGCTGGACAAGGGCACCCGCTACCCGAGCGCCTCGCTGCTGCCCGACGACTCCGTGCTCGTCACCGGCGGCTCGGAGGACTACCGGGGGCGCGGTGGCTCCGATGTGCTCGAGGCCCGCACGTACGACCCGAAGACCGGGACCTACCAGCGAGTCGCCGACCCGGCGGTGGGCCGCAACTACCACTCCGGCTCTGTGCTGCTGCCCGACGGACGGGTCATGATCTTCGGCTCGGACTCGCTCTTCTCCGACAAGGCCAACACCCGGCCGGGCGTCTTCGAGCAGCGCGTCGAGATCTACACCCCGCCCTACCTCTACCGGGACAGCAGGCCGGAGGTGACCGGCGGTCCGAAGACGATCGAACGCGGCGAGAAGGGCACCTTCGAGGTCAAGAGCGAGAAGGCGCTGAAGACGGCGAAACTGATGCGGCCCAGCGCGGTCACGCACGTCACCGACGTCGACCAGCGCTCGATCGCGCTGGAGATGAAGAAGACCGCGGACGGCGTGGAGGTCACCGTGCCCGCGAACAGGGCACTGGTGCCGTCCGGTCACTACATGTTCTTCGTGACGGACGAGGCCGGCACACCGTCCGAGGCGGTGTGGGTGAAGGTCCCGTAA
- a CDS encoding class F sortase has product MSGADRPAPPSGPAAAPGNGRLVIGVAWAVLVLALWLWGSEAPGAHLGSSAPTTGDIAAVGRPPGIPMPAPHRPIDAAEPRRVSVPAVGIAAPVVSRGLDPAGAVDPPPLDSPQTVGWYGDGTEPGEPGAALLVGHVDTETKPAVFYGLSAARPGQKIEVTRADGSVAQFTIDDVKVFSRDRFDPQKVYGPRQEGRAELRLITCGGTFDRAAGTYTANVVVYAYLTGVSAA; this is encoded by the coding sequence ATGTCCGGCGCCGACCGTCCCGCGCCCCCGTCCGGTCCCGCCGCGGCCCCCGGCAACGGCCGGCTCGTCATCGGAGTGGCCTGGGCGGTGCTGGTCCTCGCACTGTGGCTGTGGGGGAGCGAGGCCCCGGGCGCGCACCTCGGCAGCTCCGCGCCGACCACCGGCGACATCGCCGCGGTGGGCCGCCCTCCCGGCATCCCGATGCCCGCCCCGCACCGGCCGATCGACGCCGCGGAGCCGCGCCGGGTGTCCGTCCCCGCCGTCGGCATCGCCGCGCCCGTCGTGTCTCGCGGCCTCGACCCCGCCGGAGCGGTCGACCCGCCCCCGCTGGACTCGCCGCAGACCGTGGGCTGGTACGGCGACGGCACCGAGCCCGGGGAGCCCGGCGCCGCGCTGCTCGTCGGGCACGTCGACACGGAGACGAAGCCCGCCGTGTTCTACGGACTGAGCGCCGCCCGGCCTGGCCAGAAGATCGAGGTGACCCGGGCCGACGGTTCCGTGGCGCAGTTCACCATCGACGACGTCAAGGTCTTCTCCCGCGACCGGTTCGACCCGCAGAAGGTCTACGGCCCGCGTCAGGAGGGCCGTGCCGAACTGCGCCTCATCACCTGCGGGGGCACCTTCGACCGTGCGGCCGGTACCTACACGGCGAACGTCGTCGTGTACGCCTATCTGACGGGTGTGTCCGCGGCCTGA
- a CDS encoding glycoside hydrolase family 6 protein, protein MYRSLVGLGARTGACLAAAGAVLLTAGCSSDGDGGKDDRPVVSQQPKGQDPYWVNPDGKAARQVAAYRDNGEKENAALITKIAEQPAGEWIGPDDPEAEAEGITGAAAKADRDAVLVLYNIPHRDCGQFSKGGAADGNAYRAWVDSVAKGIGDRRATVILEPDAVLHLVDSCTPQEFHEERYDLLRGAVERLKQQPGTKVYLDAGNAGWSNPDALYDPLKRAGVEQADGFAVNVSNFYPTDASKQFGKKLSEKFGGKHFVIDTSRNGNGPYTEGDPAENWCNPPGRALGEPPTTRTGDPLVDAYLWVKRPGESDGDCKGGPKAGDWWPEYALELARNTK, encoded by the coding sequence ATGTACCGCAGTTTGGTCGGCCTGGGTGCCCGGACGGGCGCGTGCCTGGCCGCCGCGGGAGCGGTGCTGCTGACGGCGGGCTGTTCCTCCGACGGCGACGGCGGCAAGGACGACCGGCCGGTCGTCAGCCAGCAGCCCAAGGGCCAGGACCCGTACTGGGTGAACCCGGACGGCAAGGCGGCCCGGCAGGTCGCCGCCTACCGCGACAACGGCGAGAAGGAGAACGCCGCACTGATCACGAAGATCGCGGAGCAGCCGGCAGGCGAATGGATCGGCCCGGACGACCCGGAGGCGGAGGCGGAGGGCATCACCGGGGCGGCGGCGAAGGCCGACCGGGACGCGGTGCTCGTCCTCTACAACATCCCTCACCGAGACTGCGGCCAGTTCTCCAAAGGCGGCGCCGCCGACGGGAACGCCTACCGGGCATGGGTCGACAGCGTCGCCAAGGGCATCGGCGACCGGCGTGCCACGGTGATCCTCGAACCGGACGCGGTACTGCACCTGGTGGACAGCTGCACTCCGCAGGAGTTCCACGAGGAGCGGTACGACCTGCTCAGGGGAGCGGTGGAAAGGCTGAAGCAGCAGCCGGGGACGAAGGTGTACCTGGACGCCGGCAACGCGGGCTGGTCCAACCCGGACGCGCTGTACGACCCGCTGAAGCGCGCCGGTGTGGAGCAGGCCGACGGCTTCGCGGTGAACGTCTCCAACTTCTATCCGACCGACGCCAGCAAGCAGTTCGGCAAGAAGCTCTCGGAGAAGTTCGGCGGCAAGCACTTCGTCATCGACACCAGCCGCAACGGCAACGGCCCCTACACGGAGGGCGATCCGGCGGAGAACTGGTGCAACCCGCCCGGCCGCGCGCTGGGTGAGCCGCCGACGACCAGGACCGGTGACCCGCTCGTCGACGCCTATCTGTGGGTCAAGCGGCCCGGCGAGTCCGACGGTGACTGCAAGGGCGGCCCCAAGGCCGGCGACTGGTGGCCCGAGTACGCGCTCGAACTGGCCAGGAACACCAAGTAG
- a CDS encoding peptidoglycan-binding protein: protein MAAVPVFEEFEPAADCGCAGCAHRRRTLAAGEHPSAQGCRRALVVVTAAGVVLGATGTGAVAKNASPAAARSGERPGERTAEPGPATEQGGTAPLHGPGGRPAAAKAPLRASTRAEIINRAKKWVDAKVPYSMSKYWSDGYRQDCSGYVSMAWNLAKNEWTGSLAQFGDRILRDDLQAGDILLFHNPADPTGGSHVTIFGGWTDYTHTHYTAYEQTKPHTRKQATPMAYWNNSASYVAYRYKGLGTGAGAAGGQREAVAFPGVTRFGTGTNNASVTRLGEMLVARGGKRFYREGPDPRWTEADRRATRAFQRAQGWRGKEADGLPGPHTWRLLVNKQGRNIPAAKPAANGPNAGRPAFPGRAHFRPGRSNAYVTQLGKRLVERGYGKHYTSGPSPRWREADRRNVQAFQRAQGWRGAAADGYPGPETWRRLFS from the coding sequence ATGGCTGCCGTACCGGTCTTCGAGGAGTTCGAGCCCGCCGCGGACTGCGGCTGCGCGGGGTGCGCGCACCGGCGCCGCACGCTCGCGGCCGGGGAACACCCCTCGGCGCAGGGCTGCCGCAGGGCGCTGGTCGTGGTCACCGCCGCCGGGGTCGTCCTGGGAGCCACGGGAACGGGGGCGGTGGCGAAGAACGCCTCCCCCGCCGCCGCGCGATCCGGGGAACGGCCCGGAGAGCGGACCGCCGAACCGGGGCCGGCCACCGAACAGGGCGGCACCGCGCCGCTGCACGGCCCCGGCGGCCGGCCCGCCGCAGCGAAGGCGCCGCTGCGCGCCAGCACCCGCGCGGAGATCATCAACCGCGCCAAGAAATGGGTCGACGCCAAGGTGCCGTACAGCATGTCGAAGTACTGGTCCGACGGGTACCGCCAGGACTGCTCCGGCTATGTGTCGATGGCCTGGAACCTGGCGAAGAACGAGTGGACCGGCAGCCTCGCCCAGTTCGGCGACCGGATCCTGCGCGACGATCTCCAGGCCGGGGACATCCTGCTCTTCCACAATCCGGCCGACCCGACGGGCGGCTCGCACGTCACGATCTTCGGCGGCTGGACCGACTACACGCACACCCACTACACGGCGTACGAGCAGACCAAGCCGCACACCCGCAAACAGGCCACGCCGATGGCCTACTGGAACAACTCGGCCTCCTACGTCGCCTACCGCTACAAGGGCCTCGGTACCGGCGCCGGCGCGGCCGGGGGACAACGGGAGGCCGTTGCCTTCCCGGGCGTCACCCGCTTCGGGACGGGCACGAACAACGCGTCCGTCACGCGCCTCGGCGAGATGCTCGTGGCGCGCGGCGGCAAGCGGTTCTACCGGGAGGGGCCCGATCCGCGCTGGACGGAGGCCGACCGGCGGGCGACCCGGGCCTTCCAGCGTGCCCAGGGCTGGCGCGGCAAGGAGGCGGACGGCCTGCCGGGACCGCACACCTGGCGGCTGCTGGTGAACAAGCAGGGAAGGAACATCCCCGCCGCGAAGCCGGCGGCCAACGGCCCGAACGCCGGTAGGCCGGCCTTTCCCGGCCGCGCCCACTTCCGGCCCGGCCGCTCCAACGCGTACGTCACCCAACTGGGCAAGCGCCTGGTCGAGCGTGGTTACGGCAAGCACTACACGTCCGGACCGAGTCCGCGCTGGCGGGAGGCGGACCGCCGCAACGTCCAGGCGTTCCAGCGCGCCCAGGGCTGGCGCGGCGCGGCGGCGGACGGCTATCCGGGGCCGGAGACCTGGAGGCGTCTCTTCTCCTAG
- a CDS encoding MYXO-CTERM sorting domain-containing protein, with the protein MLAAPVSTVDTDDAGPSTPQTVIGLALAGVAAVAVALRSARRRRRTDAD; encoded by the coding sequence GTGCTCGCTGCCCCGGTCTCGACCGTCGACACGGACGACGCCGGGCCCAGCACCCCGCAGACCGTCATCGGCCTCGCCCTCGCGGGTGTGGCCGCCGTCGCAGTGGCCCTGCGCAGCGCCCGCCGCCGTCGGCGGACGGACGCCGACTAG
- a CDS encoding Gfo/Idh/MocA family oxidoreductase has protein sequence MTGTGSPLRVALIGYGLAGSVFHAPLIAATEGLVLDTVVTSSPERQEQARAAFPGVRVEASPDRLWARADELDLMVVATPNKTHVPLARAALEAGTAVVVDKPIAGTAAEARALAALAADRGLVLSVFQNRRWDNDFLTLRKLIEAGELGEVQRFESRFERWRPQLKGGWRESGDPQEIGGLLYDLGSHVVDQALTLFGPAVRVYAESDVRRPGAQADDDTFIAITHANGVHSHLYASATTAQLGPRFRVLGSAGGYVKYGLDPQEDALRAGRRPDDGEPWGVEPESMWGRVGAGESPLTGGGAPVETVPGDYPAYYAAVAAAVRDKAAPPVTAEEAAAALEVLEAARRSAREGITVTVEVTA, from the coding sequence ATGACTGGTACCGGCTCTCCCCTCCGCGTCGCACTCATCGGCTACGGCCTGGCGGGTTCCGTCTTCCACGCCCCGCTGATCGCCGCCACCGAGGGACTCGTCCTCGACACGGTCGTCACCTCCAGCCCGGAGCGGCAGGAGCAGGCGCGTGCCGCGTTCCCCGGGGTCCGCGTCGAGGCATCGCCGGACCGCCTGTGGGCCCGTGCCGACGAGCTCGACCTGATGGTCGTCGCCACACCGAACAAGACGCATGTCCCGCTCGCCCGCGCCGCCCTCGAGGCGGGTACCGCGGTCGTCGTCGACAAGCCCATCGCCGGCACGGCCGCCGAGGCACGGGCGCTCGCCGCCCTGGCCGCCGATCGCGGTCTCGTGCTCTCCGTTTTCCAGAACCGCCGCTGGGACAACGACTTCCTGACCCTGCGGAAGCTCATCGAGGCCGGCGAGCTCGGCGAGGTGCAGCGCTTCGAGTCCCGTTTCGAGCGCTGGCGCCCGCAGCTCAAGGGCGGCTGGCGCGAGTCGGGCGACCCGCAGGAGATCGGCGGCCTCCTCTACGACCTGGGCAGCCATGTCGTCGACCAGGCGCTGACCCTCTTCGGCCCGGCGGTACGGGTGTACGCGGAGTCCGACGTACGCCGCCCCGGCGCGCAGGCCGACGACGACACGTTCATCGCGATCACGCACGCTAACGGCGTCCACTCGCATCTGTACGCCAGCGCCACGACCGCGCAGCTCGGCCCCCGATTCCGGGTTCTGGGCTCCGCAGGCGGGTACGTGAAGTACGGCTTGGACCCGCAGGAGGACGCTCTGCGCGCCGGCCGCCGCCCGGACGACGGCGAGCCGTGGGGCGTGGAGCCGGAGTCGATGTGGGGCCGGGTCGGTGCGGGAGAGTCGCCGCTGACGGGCGGGGGCGCTCCCGTGGAGACCGTGCCGGGCGACTACCCCGCGTACTACGCGGCGGTCGCCGCCGCGGTGCGCGACAAGGCCGCTCCGCCGGTCACCGCGGAGGAGGCCGCG
- a CDS encoding cellulose synthase catalytic subunit: protein MQSTPDGTGQPEDSSRTTQLRVPAHLRAATARLRPRKALPRYDYEHYSRLAGPLTQPDPNRPYTVRYRSLLSQEPHRIRAALLLGAAPLLSLGLFAWLMQPQHWTDRDPNLENDLLLVLDIVMLVSIGLIELFRTMNVLSNAHATLVARDPVPVVPESGTRVAFLTSFVPGKEPLEMVTKTLEAAVKIRHRGLMHVWLLDEGDDPAVKEVCARLGVHHFSRKGVARWNQEKGAHRAKTKHGNYNAWLDAHGGNYDFFASVDTDHVPLPNYLERMLGYFRDPDVGFVIGPQVYGNYDTFVTKAAESQQFLFHALIQRAGNRYGAPMFVGTSNAVRIRAIKQIGGLYDSITEDMATGFEMHRATNPATGNKWRSVYTPDVLAVGEGPTAWTDFFTQQLRWSRGTYETILKQYWKGFGTLPPGKLFNYTMMIIFYPMSALNWILAALSCALFLGMGASGVQIDPAIWMMLYGNASALQIGLYIWNRRHNVSPHEPEGSGGLAGMVMSALSAPIYARSLMDAVLRRKSSFVVTPKGDSSSPDTLFGTFRIHLFFIAVFGGSLASSFWLGHNHPAMITWASLALLITAAPIFAWRHGIATEKKKRRRRHAGDRPPAGPGSGGPHVPQQRPRFADPRPGPGATTDQTMQIALGGRKK, encoded by the coding sequence ATGCAGTCGACGCCGGACGGCACCGGGCAGCCGGAAGACTCTTCGCGGACCACACAGCTGCGGGTGCCCGCGCACCTGCGTGCCGCCACCGCGCGGCTGCGCCCGAGGAAGGCGCTGCCGCGTTACGACTACGAGCACTACAGCCGGCTGGCGGGCCCCCTCACGCAGCCCGACCCCAACCGGCCGTACACGGTCCGGTACCGCTCGCTGCTCTCGCAGGAGCCCCACCGGATACGTGCCGCACTGCTGCTCGGTGCCGCGCCGCTGCTGTCGCTGGGCCTGTTCGCCTGGCTGATGCAGCCCCAGCACTGGACCGACCGCGACCCGAACCTCGAGAACGACCTGCTGCTCGTCCTCGACATCGTCATGCTCGTCTCGATCGGCCTGATCGAGCTGTTCCGGACGATGAACGTCCTGTCCAACGCCCACGCGACGCTGGTGGCACGCGACCCGGTGCCGGTGGTGCCCGAGTCCGGCACCCGCGTCGCCTTCCTCACCTCCTTCGTGCCGGGCAAGGAGCCCCTGGAGATGGTGACGAAGACCCTCGAGGCGGCGGTGAAGATCCGGCACCGGGGTCTGATGCACGTCTGGCTGCTCGACGAGGGCGACGACCCGGCCGTCAAGGAGGTCTGCGCCCGTCTCGGCGTCCACCACTTCTCCCGTAAGGGCGTCGCCAGGTGGAACCAGGAGAAGGGCGCGCACCGGGCGAAGACCAAGCACGGCAACTACAACGCGTGGCTCGATGCGCACGGCGGCAACTACGACTTCTTCGCCTCCGTCGACACCGACCATGTCCCGCTGCCCAACTACCTGGAGCGGATGCTCGGCTACTTCCGCGACCCGGACGTCGGCTTCGTCATCGGCCCGCAGGTCTACGGCAACTACGACACCTTCGTCACCAAGGCCGCCGAGTCGCAGCAGTTCCTCTTCCACGCCCTGATCCAGCGGGCGGGCAACCGCTACGGCGCCCCGATGTTCGTCGGCACCTCCAACGCCGTGCGCATCAGGGCCATCAAACAGATCGGCGGGCTGTACGACTCGATCACCGAGGACATGGCCACCGGCTTCGAGATGCACCGCGCCACCAACCCGGCCACCGGCAACAAGTGGCGCTCGGTCTACACGCCCGACGTACTGGCCGTCGGCGAGGGCCCCACGGCGTGGACCGACTTCTTCACCCAGCAGCTGCGCTGGTCCCGCGGCACGTACGAGACGATCCTCAAGCAGTACTGGAAGGGCTTCGGCACCCTGCCGCCCGGCAAGCTCTTCAACTACACGATGATGATCATCTTCTATCCGATGTCCGCCCTCAACTGGATCCTCGCGGCCCTGAGCTGCGCGCTGTTCCTGGGCATGGGCGCCTCCGGTGTGCAGATCGACCCGGCCATCTGGATGATGCTCTACGGCAACGCCTCCGCCCTCCAGATCGGCCTGTACATCTGGAACCGCCGGCACAACGTGTCGCCGCACGAGCCGGAGGGCTCCGGCGGCCTCGCCGGCATGGTGATGTCGGCGCTCTCCGCGCCCATCTACGCCCGTTCGCTGATGGACGCCGTACTGCGGCGCAAGAGCTCGTTCGTGGTGACCCCCAAGGGCGACTCGTCGAGCCCCGACACCCTGTTCGGCACGTTCCGCATCCACCTGTTCTTCATCGCCGTCTTCGGAGGCTCGCTCGCCTCTTCGTTCTGGCTCGGGCACAACCATCCGGCGATGATCACCTGGGCGTCGTTGGCGCTGCTGATCACGGCCGCGCCGATCTTCGCCTGGCGGCACGGCATCGCCACGGAGAAGAAGAAGCGCAGGAGACGGCACGCGGGAGACCGGCCGCCGGCCGGGCCGGGCTCCGGCGGCCCTCATGTGCCGCAGCAACGGCCCCGTTTCGCGGACCCCCGCCCAGGTCCCGGAGCGACCACGGACCAGACCATGCAGATCGCCCTTGGGGGACGTAAGAAATGA